The proteins below come from a single Aphanothece sacrum FPU1 genomic window:
- a CDS encoding HEAT repeat domain-containing protein gives MQSDDDLSTIDSGEQFDDPLDHLESIDSDVPVPDPEVMLPLLTDDSPSQRMLAARAFCELQDERAIPALIQLLKDACPLVRVSSAYALGRNTSSEAVEALIDLLQTDWNGYVRKGIVWALGNGCDRRTLSPLIHALKTDISAVRLWAASSLAQIAKLEYEDVIATIPPLIEGLRRDSVAAVRSNCAWAIGQLCRELPSNVVYATAIDALLEALVEDEDLGVKEDAKNALLRVGDARGLQMIEDLEFEGLI, from the coding sequence ATGCAGAGCGACGACGACCTAAGCACAATCGATAGTGGAGAACAATTTGATGATCCGTTGGATCACCTAGAGTCCATAGATTCTGATGTCCCTGTTCCTGATCCAGAGGTCATGTTGCCCTTATTGACTGATGATTCACCATCACAACGGATGTTAGCCGCAAGGGCATTTTGTGAACTCCAAGACGAACGAGCTATACCTGCTCTGATTCAATTATTAAAGGATGCTTGTCCCTTAGTGCGGGTGAGTTCGGCTTATGCTTTGGGCAGAAATACAAGTTCTGAAGCGGTAGAAGCTTTAATTGACTTATTACAAACTGATTGGAATGGATATGTCCGTAAAGGCATTGTTTGGGCTTTAGGGAATGGCTGCGATCGCCGAACCCTCTCTCCGTTAATCCACGCTCTAAAAACGGATATTTCTGCGGTACGTCTTTGGGCCGCCAGTAGTTTGGCTCAAATCGCTAAACTAGAATATGAGGATGTTATTGCTACGATTCCTCCCCTGATTGAAGGGTTAAGACGAGATTCCGTGGCCGCTGTTCGTAGTAACTGTGCTTGGGCCATTGGACAACTGTGTCGGGAGTTACCTTCTAATGTAGTCTATGCGACGGCGATCGATGCTTTACTTGAAGCGTTAGTCGAAGATGAAGATTTGGGGGTCAAAGAAGATGCTAAAAATGCTCTGTTACGGGTAGGAGATGCTAGAGGACTACAAATGATTGAAGATTTAGAATTTGAAGGACTTATTTAA
- a CDS encoding polysaccharide deacetylase family protein, with amino-acid sequence MPSFPQSSRSVKPILYSSTGLIIALSGVTIFGYVHVNNATYNPKLDSNTSSIPQNCDFVKSDLSTRSLTLPSSESLTQSTALFQPGSLLPSHCLKAVVTVDQQQIVISPESFPDLWQASQDMANAPSKPYPTIHDSARAAKVPILMYHDILPRKEVFFDVTPEELEAHFKYIQEQGLTPISPDLLLAHLQKGIPLPDKPVLLTFDDGYGGHYEYVYPLLKKYGYPAVFSIYLKKMEGKTARSSLTWPQLKEMAADPLVTIASHTISHPKDLRELSDDELFQEILISKQLLEKELGIPITYFTYPEGKYDARVKQWAMAAGYSMAFTMDDQQEIFAGQSPDLLSVGRFGQSQIQVVVPQAWGGYPAPTSAGKFNFSMGVEKREHTIDDVTIMVINGGKPSTIHADSRYQVPEIMTGTDAIAAVDGAFFSLKYLDSNVMIGPVMSQGKEFVPGNASENPRLNGRPLVLITDKWVKFIPFDANIHNTLEGIQAESYDGELIKDLFVGAAWLVKNSQAQPAENFGNLFDFDVARHRAFWGIHQSGQPMIGVTKDMVDSIKLGKILQKLGFRDAIMLDSGASTSLAFEGKSVVEYTPRPVPHIVILSPPLSTILETKEAQ; translated from the coding sequence ATGCCTTCTTTTCCTCAATCCTCTCGTTCGGTTAAACCTATCTTATACAGTAGCACTGGCTTGATTATTGCCCTATCTGGGGTCACTATCTTTGGCTATGTTCACGTCAATAATGCTACTTATAATCCTAAATTAGATTCTAATACTTCTTCCATACCACAAAATTGTGATTTTGTCAAGTCTGATTTATCAACTCGATCATTAACTCTGCCAAGTTCTGAGAGTCTAACCCAATCAACGGCCTTGTTTCAACCGGGGTCTTTATTACCCAGTCACTGTTTAAAAGCTGTTGTAACTGTTGATCAACAGCAAATTGTCATTTCTCCTGAGAGTTTCCCTGACTTATGGCAAGCTTCCCAAGATATGGCTAATGCGCCATCTAAACCTTATCCGACCATTCATGATAGTGCGAGAGCGGCCAAGGTTCCTATCTTAATGTATCACGATATTCTCCCTCGTAAAGAGGTCTTTTTTGATGTTACGCCTGAAGAATTAGAAGCCCATTTTAAGTATATTCAAGAACAGGGATTAACTCCTATTAGTCCTGATTTATTATTAGCCCATTTACAAAAAGGAATTCCCTTACCTGATAAACCAGTTTTATTAACTTTTGATGATGGATATGGGGGACATTATGAATATGTTTATCCCTTATTAAAAAAATATGGTTATCCTGCTGTTTTCTCAATTTATCTGAAAAAAATGGAGGGGAAAACTGCCCGTTCTAGTTTAACTTGGCCACAACTTAAAGAAATGGCGGCTGACCCTTTAGTGACTATTGCTTCTCATACCATTAGTCATCCTAAAGATTTACGAGAATTATCAGATGATGAATTATTTCAAGAAATTCTCATTTCTAAACAATTACTAGAAAAAGAATTAGGCATTCCTATTACTTATTTTACTTATCCAGAAGGTAAATATGATGCCAGAGTAAAACAATGGGCCATGGCAGCAGGTTATAGTATGGCTTTTACTATGGATGATCAACAAGAAATATTTGCTGGACAATCACCTGATTTATTAAGTGTTGGACGCTTTGGACAATCACAAATACAAGTAGTTGTTCCTCAAGCTTGGGGGGGTTATCCGGCCCCAACATCGGCAGGAAAATTTAATTTTTCTATGGGAGTTGAGAAACGAGAACACACCATAGATGATGTAACTATCATGGTAATTAATGGTGGAAAACCGAGTACAATTCATGCAGATAGTCGTTATCAAGTGCCAGAAATTATGACAGGAACTGATGCGATAGCGGCAGTTGATGGAGCATTTTTCTCATTAAAATATCTTGATTCCAATGTAATGATTGGACCCGTTATGAGTCAAGGGAAAGAATTTGTTCCTGGGAATGCAAGTGAAAATCCAAGATTAAATGGACGACCTTTAGTATTAATAACAGATAAATGGGTTAAATTTATTCCATTTGATGCTAATATTCATAATACTTTAGAAGGTATTCAAGCAGAATCTTATGATGGAGAATTAATTAAAGATTTATTTGTAGGGGCAGCTTGGTTAGTCAAAAATTCTCAAGCACAACCCGCAGAAAACTTTGGTAATTTATTTGATTTTGATGTAGCCAGACATCGGGCTTTTTGGGGAATTCATCAGTCAGGACAACCGATGATTGGTGTTACTAAAGATATGGTTGATTCTATTAAATTAGGAAAAATTTTGCAAAAGTTAGGATTTCGGGATGCAATAATGTTAGATTCTGGTGCGAGTACATCTCTAGCATTTGAAGGCAAGTCAGTAGTAGAATATACTCCACGTCCTGTTCCTCATATTGTCATTTTATCACCTCCTTTATCAACTATTTTAGAGACAAAAGAGGCACAGTAA
- the sipA gene encoding regulatory protein SipA → MNKTEIAVGSIIRLLTQPPYLKTADPMPMLRPADILDIGAEGTVMDRRPGGYWGVHFPQGTFLLESQYMEVVGG, encoded by the coding sequence ATGAATAAAACAGAAATTGCTGTAGGTAGTATTATTCGTCTCCTTACTCAACCCCCTTACCTAAAAACGGCTGATCCTATGCCCATGCTGCGCCCGGCCGATATTTTAGACATTGGGGCAGAAGGAACCGTTATGGATCGCCGTCCGGGGGGTTATTGGGGAGTTCACTTTCCTCAAGGAACTTTTTTACTCGAAAGTCAATATATGGAGGTTGTTGGGGGTTAG
- a CDS encoding chromosome segregation ATPase has protein sequence MNQSTKQATPVKELPLYHQWTQKLSHFPWQVWALSLIVVSGTVGFTATSLLLRLPKSPQCVRMFWPIASASTRLYCAQLEADKGTVDSLLQAIKLVEALPSDHPLRHDINRLVEEWAVSILDMAEEKFQDGKLEQAIEIARKIPANVQVYRVVNERIEKWRGIWEDGEEIFAQVEEELRESNWNQAFREAVKLLSIENTYWATNKYDDTIKQIQLAQEESSQLDTAYQILRRGGIDNWLAAITEAEKISPKSYAHREAQNLITKAKDKIVDYIDGLVNNRSWQALLDTVERLPETLSLSDYVNDWKTLASAGLEADQGTVENLKTAVTTLQEIESERPLYEKAQELVTRWTVEIEDVAHLEKARNLAQGGSINELNGAIASAQLIASANPRYQEAQKEIRDWTYKIQLIEDQPVLDQARDLSRSDTIPALTEAIAQAQQIGKNRALSGEAQQEIRKWRFSIETQEDQPLLDQAISLGNSRDYESAIRAAQQIRQGKSLYQEAQTKIGQWRRETRAQRNLQEAYLIADARTPQALVSAISVVRRIPSSTDASSQVQQALNRWAYQLLSIAQDQANRALLQEAINLARMVPAESTAYQSAIAQIDIWKKLLQPAVTQPLPQSSQSNPLVETNYNNYGGFNQQN, from the coding sequence ATGAACCAATCAACAAAGCAAGCAACCCCCGTAAAGGAATTACCCCTTTACCATCAATGGACCCAAAAGCTAAGTCATTTTCCTTGGCAAGTGTGGGCCCTCAGCTTAATTGTGGTATCAGGAACCGTTGGTTTTACTGCCACCTCCCTCCTATTGAGACTGCCAAAATCTCCTCAATGTGTCCGAATGTTTTGGCCCATTGCCTCAGCCTCAACTCGTTTATATTGCGCTCAACTTGAAGCAGATAAAGGAACTGTAGATAGTTTACTGCAAGCGATTAAATTAGTAGAAGCCTTACCCTCTGACCATCCTCTACGGCACGATATTAACCGATTAGTAGAAGAGTGGGCCGTATCTATTTTAGATATGGCTGAAGAAAAATTTCAAGACGGAAAACTAGAACAAGCTATTGAGATCGCCCGTAAAATTCCCGCTAACGTTCAAGTGTATCGAGTTGTTAACGAAAGAATTGAAAAGTGGCGCGGTATTTGGGAAGATGGGGAAGAAATTTTTGCCCAAGTAGAAGAAGAATTACGTGAATCTAACTGGAATCAGGCATTTAGAGAAGCGGTTAAACTATTAAGTATTGAGAATACTTATTGGGCAACAAATAAATACGATGATACTATTAAACAAATTCAATTAGCCCAAGAAGAAAGTAGTCAACTGGATACAGCTTATCAAATATTGCGTCGAGGAGGCATTGATAACTGGTTAGCCGCAATCACCGAAGCTGAGAAAATCTCTCCTAAGAGTTACGCTCATCGAGAAGCGCAAAATTTGATTACTAAAGCCAAAGATAAGATTGTTGACTACATAGATGGATTGGTTAATAATCGTAGCTGGCAGGCTCTTTTAGATACCGTAGAGAGATTACCTGAAACCCTATCTTTAAGTGATTATGTCAATGATTGGAAAACTTTAGCCAGCGCAGGGTTAGAAGCTGATCAGGGAACTGTAGAAAATCTCAAAACAGCCGTTACCACCCTACAAGAAATTGAGTCTGAACGTCCTCTATACGAAAAAGCCCAAGAATTAGTCACTCGTTGGACAGTTGAGATAGAAGATGTGGCCCATCTCGAAAAAGCGCGTAATTTAGCCCAAGGAGGCTCAATCAACGAATTAAATGGAGCGATCGCCTCAGCCCAATTAATTGCTTCAGCTAACCCTCGTTATCAAGAAGCGCAAAAAGAAATTCGAGATTGGACTTATAAAATTCAACTAATTGAAGATCAACCTGTATTAGATCAGGCAAGAGATCTATCCCGTAGTGATACTATCCCAGCTTTAACAGAGGCGATCGCCCAAGCTCAACAAATTGGCAAAAATCGGGCCTTGTCTGGGGAAGCTCAACAAGAGATCCGCAAATGGCGTTTTAGTATTGAGACACAAGAAGATCAACCCTTACTCGATCAGGCGATCTCCCTGGGCAACAGCAGAGACTACGAGTCCGCCATTCGTGCCGCTCAACAAATTAGACAAGGAAAATCTTTGTACCAAGAAGCTCAAACCAAAATCGGACAATGGCGACGAGAAACTCGCGCTCAAAGAAATCTGCAAGAAGCTTATTTAATAGCGGATGCAAGAACCCCCCAAGCCTTAGTATCAGCCATCTCTGTTGTGCGCAGAATTCCTTCCTCAACGGATGCGAGTAGTCAAGTGCAACAAGCTTTAAACCGTTGGGCTTATCAACTCCTTTCTATCGCTCAAGATCAGGCTAATCGTGCTTTATTGCAAGAAGCGATCAATCTTGCTCGCATGGTTCCGGCTGAAAGTACGGCTTATCAATCAGCGATCGCACAAATTGATATCTGGAAAAAGTTACTACAACCTGCCGTGACTCAACCTTTACCCCAGTCTTCTCAATCTAATCCTTTAGTAGAGACTAATTATAACAATTATGGCGGATTTAATCAGCAAAATTAA
- a CDS encoding SGNH/GDSL hydrolase family protein — protein MPKLKKLGENILLGLGGVIFALAVGEITLRVMDISYPSFYQVDEYRGHALIPGISGLWTHEGNGFVSVNQDGLRDQEHTKEKPPNTFRIAILGDSFAEAIQVNAEQTFWSILKKELPNCQVINGRKVEVINFGVGDYGTAQELMTLRHKVKAYSPDLVILAIFTGNDIINNSKTLSPPDRFSPFLIKKDNKFVMDLSFKDTDTYKWRNSLPRKIIFSIVNNSRLLQVINEARIALKNNNITKQQNSQAENIVNSLDFTPELYKNPVDKNWAEAWETTEELVKMIGQETQQSGAIFLGFTLSNPAQVYPDKTIRDQYLTKAGIKDEFYPDKRLKQLGEKEELKIINLAPIIQGYADQNKSFLHGFDNTVLGSGHWNELGHEVAGQIMSDQVCEMLEE, from the coding sequence ATGCCCAAATTGAAAAAACTTGGTGAAAATATTCTATTAGGATTAGGAGGGGTTATTTTTGCTTTAGCAGTAGGAGAAATTACCTTAAGAGTTATGGATATTTCCTATCCTAGTTTTTATCAAGTTGATGAATATCGAGGTCATGCTCTTATTCCTGGTATTTCTGGTTTATGGACTCATGAAGGAAACGGATTCGTAAGCGTTAATCAAGACGGTTTAAGAGATCAAGAACACACTAAAGAAAAACCTCCGAATACCTTCAGAATTGCTATTTTAGGAGATTCTTTTGCGGAGGCAATTCAAGTTAATGCAGAACAAACATTTTGGTCAATTCTTAAAAAGGAACTTCCTAATTGTCAAGTTATTAATGGACGAAAGGTTGAGGTCATTAATTTTGGAGTTGGTGATTATGGAACGGCTCAAGAATTAATGACTTTAAGACATAAAGTTAAGGCTTATTCTCCTGATTTAGTCATTTTAGCTATTTTTACAGGCAATGATATTATTAATAATTCAAAAACTTTAAGTCCACCAGATAGATTTAGTCCGTTTTTAATCAAAAAAGATAATAAATTTGTCATGGATCTATCCTTTAAAGATACAGATACCTATAAATGGCGTAATAGTTTACCTCGGAAAATTATTTTTTCTATTGTTAATAATTCTCGTTTACTTCAAGTCATTAACGAAGCTAGAATTGCCTTAAAAAATAATAACATCACAAAACAGCAAAATAGTCAAGCAGAAAATATAGTTAATTCTCTAGATTTTACTCCAGAATTATATAAGAACCCTGTTGATAAAAATTGGGCAGAAGCTTGGGAAACAACTGAAGAATTAGTGAAAATGATAGGTCAAGAAACTCAACAAAGTGGGGCAATATTTTTAGGATTTACATTAAGTAATCCGGCTCAAGTTTATCCCGATAAAACAATAAGAGATCAATATTTAACTAAAGCAGGGATAAAAGATGAATTTTACCCCGACAAACGACTGAAACAATTAGGAGAAAAAGAAGAATTAAAAATAATTAATTTAGCACCAATTATTCAAGGATATGCTGATCAAAATAAAAGCTTTTTACATGGGTTTGATAATACGGTTTTAGGTAGTGGTCATTGGAATGAATTAGGTCATGAAGTGGCAGGTCAAATAATGAGTGATCAAGTTTGTGAAATGTTAGAAGAATGA
- a CDS encoding tetratricopeptide repeat protein: MKVSKTKQSRWIYTTLILMVLALISFSILPLVSSIVQARQPDNSGLMATEKARLDNEVLGYQLVLEREPDNPNALQGLLEAKLRQGNLSGAIAPLERLAQIKAQQPDYGILLAQAKQQLKDYEGAIIAYQGILAANPGEIRALKGMVDLLISQNRSQDAVNLVQNTLNQVLQEQSNNPQGTSAFNLTSLQLLLGEIYTQKNRYDAATTIYNQAIKADPNDFRPILAKAMLQRQQGKETEAQTLLKQAIVLAPVSYKEQIKAIALEKPQITSQPSIDK; this comes from the coding sequence ATGAAAGTTTCTAAAACAAAGCAAAGTCGCTGGATCTATACCACCTTAATTTTAATGGTATTAGCTCTGATTTCTTTTTCTATTCTGCCCTTAGTCAGTAGTATTGTACAAGCTCGTCAACCGGATAATTCTGGTTTAATGGCCACAGAAAAAGCTAGATTAGACAATGAAGTGTTAGGTTATCAATTGGTTTTAGAACGAGAACCAGATAACCCTAATGCGTTGCAAGGACTTCTGGAAGCAAAACTCAGACAAGGAAATCTCTCAGGCGCGATCGCCCCTTTAGAAAGATTAGCTCAAATTAAAGCTCAACAGCCCGATTATGGCATTTTATTAGCCCAAGCCAAACAACAACTCAAAGATTATGAAGGGGCGATTATTGCTTATCAGGGAATTTTAGCAGCTAATCCTGGAGAAATTCGGGCTTTAAAGGGAATGGTAGATCTGTTAATATCACAAAATCGCTCTCAAGATGCGGTTAATCTGGTGCAAAATACCCTTAACCAAGTATTACAAGAACAGTCTAATAATCCCCAAGGGACTAGCGCATTTAATCTTACCTCCCTTCAATTACTGTTAGGGGAGATTTATACTCAAAAAAATCGCTATGATGCAGCTACGACAATCTACAATCAAGCCATAAAAGCTGATCCTAATGATTTTCGTCCTATTTTAGCCAAAGCCATGCTCCAACGACAACAGGGGAAAGAAACCGAAGCTCAAACTCTGTTAAAACAGGCGATTGTTTTGGCCCCTGTGTCCTATAAAGAACAAATTAAAGCGATCGCCTTAGAAAAACCCCAGATTACAAGTCAACCCTCAATCGATAAATGA
- a CDS encoding flavin prenyltransferase UbiX — protein MKKPLILGISGASGLIYAVRALKFLLEADYTIEVVASKGTYMVWQAEQGVRMPPEPDVQAAFWREQAGVPHQGKLSCHRWGDVGAAIASGSFRTLGMVILPCSMSTVAKLATGLSSDLLERAADVQIKEGRPLIIVPRETPLSVIHLRNLTTLAEAGVRIVPAIPAWYHNPQTIEDLVDFVVARTLDQLDIDCVPLQRWEGH, from the coding sequence ATGAAAAAACCTTTGATTTTGGGTATTAGCGGCGCATCAGGGCTGATTTATGCCGTTCGGGCCTTAAAGTTTCTCCTGGAAGCTGACTATACTATTGAAGTAGTGGCCTCAAAAGGGACTTATATGGTTTGGCAAGCAGAACAAGGGGTTCGGATGCCCCCAGAACCTGACGTACAAGCAGCATTTTGGCGCGAACAGGCAGGTGTTCCTCACCAGGGGAAATTATCTTGTCATCGTTGGGGAGATGTGGGGGCCGCGATCGCAAGTGGGTCTTTTCGTACTTTGGGAATGGTTATTTTGCCTTGTAGTATGAGTACGGTGGCGAAACTGGCCACCGGACTGAGTTCTGATTTATTAGAACGGGCCGCTGATGTACAAATTAAGGAAGGCCGCCCTTTGATTATTGTTCCCCGTGAAACCCCTTTGAGTGTCATTCATTTGCGTAATTTAACGACTCTGGCCGAAGCAGGAGTTAGAATTGTTCCAGCAATACCTGCTTGGTATCATAATCCCCAAACTATTGAGGATTTAGTGGATTTTGTAGTAGCTCGTACTTTAGATCAATTAGACATTGATTGTGTTCCTCTCCAACGTTG
- a CDS encoding AMP-binding protein encodes MKQIIEFSKQEIEGSISDRFEKVANFCSQQIAIKTENETINYENLNKKANQLARSILKDYHLENQSTIILLDHEISIITSILAILKTRNFYTILDSQSPQERLKIICDESKAKLIITNFNNLTLANNLAENNINIINIDTLNPYINEDNLGFFIAPNAIASLVFTSGSTGKPKGIITTHSFYLDHIYNTSNKDKIQVGDSLTTLLNYSFSGSLNAILTCLLNGGTLVTYNFSKLAHFPLKDWLQENKINYFICTSQVFYQLIDSLDKTTFFSCLRQIMIVTDKLYTKEVERFWQKVSSNCILKHGYGSSETNGIAIIYLQRNSLISSKIIPAGYPIKEVKILDEQGQNLDVNEVGEIAVKSSYLSPGYWQNPQLTKEKFLPVPNDKDSRIYLTGDLGRINSDGYLEIVSRKDLMVKIRGFRIELGEIEANLKEHPKIKQTLVITQENTLEDKKIVSYFVPINNQNIYPQQLREFLKERLPHYQIPSAFVCLDSFPLTASGKIDLKSLPKVDWTTLIQQNFVAPRDEVELQLTKIWEKVLDIQPIGVKDNFFDLGGHSLLAVKLLAQIEKTMAKTLPLATLFQAPTVEELANLVQQKGKSLPWSALIPIQPNGSKPPFFCVHGGGGNILNFYPLANELGSDQPFYGLQAKGVDGQQKPYSCIEDMATHYLEEIFTIQPEGPYFLGGYCFGSLVAFEIAQQLLTKNQKVALLVFFDPIPYYKPISIKEKLFHHLVLLFQIGPTYLLKKIKKIMSQKPNKDFERAIQPETPQSIKIAHLQAYNNYVPLSYPGQVLVFSTNQEDKHQNQYWNAKIGWGSLMTKGLKFHYVYADHISLLKKPHVKELAEKLRDCIDWTLEKEIGSTGTLKELINKFDKPYE; translated from the coding sequence ACAAGAAATTTTTATACTATTTTAGATTCTCAATCACCTCAAGAGCGATTAAAAATTATTTGTGATGAAAGCAAAGCAAAGTTAATAATTACCAACTTCAACAACTTAACATTAGCCAATAACTTAGCGGAAAATAATATCAACATAATTAATATAGATACTTTAAACCCTTATATAAATGAGGATAATTTGGGATTTTTTATTGCTCCAAATGCTATAGCTAGTCTTGTTTTTACCTCTGGTTCAACAGGTAAACCCAAAGGTATAATTACTACTCATTCTTTTTATCTTGATCATATCTATAATACTAGCAATAAAGATAAGATACAAGTAGGTGATAGTTTGACAACTTTACTCAACTATAGTTTTTCAGGATCGCTTAATGCTATCTTAACTTGTTTATTAAATGGTGGTACTTTAGTTACTTATAACTTTTCAAAATTAGCACATTTTCCTTTAAAAGATTGGTTACAAGAAAACAAGATTAACTATTTTATATGTACTAGCCAAGTATTTTATCAATTAATAGATAGTCTTGACAAAACCACATTTTTTTCTTGCCTTCGTCAAATAATGATTGTAACAGATAAATTATACACAAAAGAAGTAGAAAGGTTTTGGCAAAAAGTTTCTAGTAATTGTATTTTAAAGCATGGTTATGGTTCATCAGAAACTAATGGTATAGCTATCATTTACTTACAACGTAATAGTTTGATATCTAGTAAGATTATTCCTGCTGGTTATCCAATAAAAGAAGTTAAAATTTTGGATGAACAAGGACAAAATTTAGACGTTAATGAAGTAGGAGAAATAGCTGTTAAAAGTAGTTATCTTTCCCCTGGTTATTGGCAAAATCCCCAATTAACAAAAGAAAAATTTTTACCAGTTCCTAATGATAAAGACTCTCGTATTTATCTTACTGGTGATTTGGGTAGAATCAATTCAGATGGTTACTTAGAAATCGTAAGCCGAAAAGATTTAATGGTTAAGATCAGAGGTTTTCGGATAGAGTTAGGAGAAATAGAAGCAAATTTAAAAGAACATCCTAAAATCAAACAAACATTAGTAATTACTCAAGAAAATACCTTAGAAGATAAGAAAATAGTATCTTATTTTGTCCCTATTAATAATCAGAATATTTATCCTCAACAATTAAGAGAATTTTTAAAGGAAAGATTACCTCATTATCAAATTCCTTCAGCTTTTGTTTGCTTGGATTCTTTTCCACTTACTGCTAGTGGAAAAATTGATTTAAAATCTTTACCTAAAGTCGATTGGACAACCTTGATACAACAAAATTTTGTTGCTCCAAGGGATGAAGTAGAACTGCAACTGACCAAAATTTGGGAAAAAGTTCTGGACATCCAGCCCATCGGCGTGAAGGATAATTTCTTTGACCTGGGAGGACACTCCCTGCTGGCGGTCAAGCTATTAGCCCAAATTGAGAAGACTATGGCCAAAACCCTGCCCTTAGCCACTCTTTTCCAAGCCCCAACTGTTGAAGAATTGGCCAATCTTGTGCAGCAGAAAGGAAAATCCCTGCCATGGTCTGCCTTAATACCAATTCAGCCAAATGGAAGTAAACCTCCGTTCTTTTGCGTACACGGGGGTGGCGGAAATATTCTCAACTTTTATCCTTTAGCTAATGAACTGGGTTCAGATCAGCCTTTTTATGGATTACAAGCTAAAGGTGTAGATGGTCAACAGAAACCTTATAGTTGTATAGAAGATATGGCTACTCATTATCTGGAAGAAATTTTTACCATACAACCAGAAGGTCCTTATTTTCTAGGAGGCTACTGTTTTGGAAGCTTAGTTGCCTTTGAAATAGCTCAACAACTTCTCACGAAAAACCAGAAAGTAGCTCTGCTAGTTTTTTTCGATCCTATACCATATTATAAACCAATATCTATAAAGGAGAAGTTGTTTCATCACTTAGTACTCCTTTTCCAAATTGGTCCTACTTATCTTTTGAAAAAGATTAAAAAGATAATGAGTCAAAAGCCTAATAAAGATTTTGAACGAGCTATCCAGCCTGAAACGCCCCAATCTATTAAAATAGCGCATTTACAGGCTTACAATAATTACGTGCCACTATCCTACCCAGGTCAAGTTCTTGTATTTTCAACTAATCAAGAAGATAAGCACCAAAATCAATATTGGAATGCTAAAATTGGTTGGGGTTCTTTAATGACTAAAGGATTAAAGTTTCACTATGTGTACGCAGATCACATCTCTCTCTTGAAAAAACCTCATGTGAAGGAATTAGCTGAAAAATTAAGGGATTGTATTGATTGGACTTTGGAGAAAGAGATTGGCTCAACGGGTACATTGAAAGAATTAATCAACAAATTTGACAAACCATATGAATAA